A part of Acidimicrobiales bacterium genomic DNA contains:
- a CDS encoding DUF1298 domain-containing protein, with translation MTDRPENHMRDTDAFAWYMERDPLLRSTVVSVALLDREPDLDVLEDRADRASRTVPGLRHKVVEAPYRLAPPRWVVDPDFDLSWHLRQVAAPPPNDLATVLDLARHVGMAAFDPARPLWEWTLVDGLADGSAALVLKLHHSLTDGIGGMQLAASLFDLERDAPDRGPLPDAPEGERPSATGILLDAIGYQAGRAAGVGRQMLGGAAGAARSAVRDPVGTVRSAMRTAASVGRFVAPINETRSPVMTERRLGWHYDVLDVPLDDLRRAAKAAGGTLNDAFLGGVTGGLRRFHERYGAVIDELRVTMPISVRTEDDPAGGNRITLIRFGVPSGIVDPTERMLRLHDLAADAQAEPAIPHSNAIAAALNVLPPQVVGGMLKHVDFLASNVPGLATPLYIGGAKLTAFYPFGPTIGAAVNVTLLSYCGTCSMGVTTDTGAVEDPDALLDCLGESFAEIMDLGGDHAGVRFPSRSG, from the coding sequence ATGACCGACCGACCCGAGAACCACATGCGGGACACGGACGCCTTCGCCTGGTACATGGAGCGCGACCCGCTGCTCCGGTCGACCGTGGTGTCGGTGGCCCTGCTCGACCGCGAGCCCGACCTCGACGTGCTGGAGGACCGGGCCGACCGGGCCAGCCGCACGGTGCCCGGGCTGCGCCACAAGGTGGTGGAGGCGCCCTACCGGCTGGCGCCGCCCCGCTGGGTGGTCGACCCCGACTTCGATCTCAGCTGGCACCTGCGCCAGGTGGCGGCCCCACCCCCGAACGACCTGGCCACCGTGCTCGACCTCGCCCGCCACGTGGGTATGGCGGCGTTCGACCCGGCCCGGCCGCTGTGGGAGTGGACGCTCGTCGACGGGCTGGCCGACGGCAGTGCCGCTCTCGTGCTCAAGCTGCACCACTCCCTCACCGACGGCATCGGCGGCATGCAGCTGGCGGCCTCGCTGTTCGATCTCGAGCGCGACGCCCCCGACCGCGGCCCCCTGCCCGACGCCCCCGAGGGCGAGCGGCCGTCGGCGACCGGGATCCTCCTCGACGCCATCGGCTACCAGGCGGGGCGGGCCGCCGGCGTCGGCCGGCAGATGCTGGGCGGCGCGGCCGGCGCTGCTCGCAGCGCAGTCCGCGACCCGGTGGGCACGGTCCGCAGCGCGATGCGCACCGCGGCGTCGGTCGGCCGCTTCGTGGCACCGATCAACGAGACCCGCTCACCGGTGATGACCGAGCGGCGCCTCGGCTGGCACTACGACGTGCTCGACGTGCCGCTCGACGATCTCCGGCGCGCGGCCAAGGCTGCGGGGGGCACCCTGAACGACGCCTTCCTCGGGGGCGTCACCGGCGGGCTGCGGCGCTTCCACGAGCGCTACGGGGCGGTGATCGACGAGCTGCGGGTGACCATGCCCATCAGCGTCCGCACCGAGGACGACCCGGCCGGCGGGAACCGCATCACGCTCATCCGCTTCGGGGTGCCGTCGGGCATCGTCGACCCGACCGAGCGCATGCTGCGCCTGCACGACCTGGCCGCGGACGCACAGGCCGAACCGGCCATCCCGCACAGCAACGCCATCGCCGCGGCCCTCAACGTGCTGCCGCCACAGGTGGTGGGGGGCATGCTCAAGCACGTCGACTTCCTGGCGAGCAACGTGCCCGGCTTGGCCACCCCGCTGTACATCGGGGGCGCCAAGCTCACCGCCTTCTACCCCTTCGGCCCCACGATCGGTGCGGCCGTCAACGTCACCCTGCTGTCGTACTGCGGCACCTGCTCGATGGGGGTCACCACCGACACCGGTGCGGTCGAGGATCCCGACGCCCTGCTCGACTGCCTGGGCGAGTCGTTCGCCGAGATCATGGATCTCGGCGGTGACCACGCCGGGGTGCGGTTCCCCTCCCGGTCGGGCTGA
- a CDS encoding NUDIX domain-containing protein produces MSVRTPGRSPAGGPSRWLHLGLLGLYRRLPRRARIAVVRLLGPSYTVGAMCIVEGDGSALLLVRHAYRDRWGVPGGLLGRGESAQAAARREVREEVGVVVELLGEPAVVVDPGPRRVDLVFRARLAPSVDAADAEPRSPEIVEVGWFPPEALPPLQAETAGALAALARAHAQPLPPSWPGR; encoded by the coding sequence GTGAGCGTGCGCACGCCCGGGCGTTCGCCCGCCGGAGGCCCGTCGCGGTGGCTCCACCTCGGCCTGCTGGGGCTGTACCGCCGGCTGCCCCGACGGGCCCGGATCGCCGTCGTGCGCCTGCTCGGGCCCAGCTACACGGTGGGGGCCATGTGCATCGTGGAAGGCGACGGGAGCGCCCTGCTGCTGGTGCGGCACGCCTACCGCGACCGCTGGGGCGTGCCCGGGGGCCTGCTCGGCCGGGGGGAGTCGGCCCAGGCGGCAGCCCGGCGAGAGGTCCGCGAGGAGGTCGGTGTGGTGGTGGAGCTGCTGGGGGAGCCCGCCGTCGTCGTCGATCCCGGGCCCCGCCGGGTCGACCTGGTCTTCCGCGCCCGCCTGGCCCCGTCGGTCGACGCCGCTGACGCCGAGCCGCGCTCGCCCGAGATCGTCGAGGTCGGCTGGTTCCCGCCCGAGGCCCTGCCGCCGCTGCAGGCCGAGACGGCCGGCGCCCTGGCGGCCCTGGCCCGAGCCCACGCCCAGCCCCTCCCGCCCTCGTGGCCGGGTCGGTAG
- a CDS encoding DUF523 domain-containing protein — protein sequence MLVSACLLGVRCNHRGEANPSDPVAGLASRYRLVPVCPETAGGLATPRDPAELAADGRVRTLDGTDVTGAYERGAGHAVALGRAVGARAAVLKARSPSCGCHEVYDGTFSRRLVPGLGVTARALVDAGVAVCAEDDVAAGLDPGGGAPAPRAQDEGPADC from the coding sequence CTGTTGGTGTCGGCCTGCCTGCTCGGCGTGCGCTGCAACCACCGCGGCGAGGCCAACCCCTCGGACCCGGTTGCCGGCCTGGCGTCGCGCTACCGCCTGGTGCCCGTGTGCCCAGAGACGGCCGGCGGGCTGGCGACGCCCCGCGATCCGGCCGAGCTGGCGGCCGACGGGCGGGTCCGCACCCTCGACGGCACGGACGTGACCGGGGCCTACGAGCGTGGCGCCGGCCACGCCGTGGCGCTGGGCCGAGCGGTGGGTGCCCGCGCCGCGGTGCTCAAGGCCCGGTCGCCGTCGTGCGGGTGCCACGAGGTCTACGACGGCACCTTCTCCCGGCGGCTCGTGCCCGGCCTGGGCGTCACGGCTCGGGCCCTGGTCGACGCCGGTGTGGCGGTGTGCGCCGAGGACGACGTGGCCGCCGGGCTCGACCCCGGGGGTGGTGCGCCTGCACCACGCGCGCAGGACGAAGGTCCCGCTGACTGCTGA
- a CDS encoding DsrE/DsrF/DrsH-like family protein encodes MAEKMSFIVFSGSADKLQAAATMVSGAAAMGVETHLFLTFWGLNAFRKDMVGQPLPMSSEAGDMAEMMGKLMMEKGVPPWSSVLADAIDIGDVHVHACAMTMDLMDMPKEALVDVVEDVIGVGRFIELSAGGSVVFI; translated from the coding sequence GTGGCCGAGAAGATGTCCTTCATCGTGTTCTCCGGCAGCGCCGACAAGCTGCAGGCGGCGGCCACCATGGTCTCCGGGGCGGCCGCAATGGGGGTCGAGACGCACCTGTTCCTCACCTTCTGGGGCCTCAACGCCTTCCGGAAGGACATGGTCGGCCAGCCCCTGCCCATGAGCTCGGAGGCCGGCGACATGGCCGAGATGATGGGCAAGCTCATGATGGAGAAGGGCGTGCCGCCCTGGAGCAGCGTGCTCGCCGACGCCATCGACATCGGTGACGTGCACGTGCACGCCTGCGCCATGACCATGGATCTCATGGACATGCCCAAGGAGGCCCTCGTCGACGTGGTCGAGGACGTCATCGGCGTCGGCCGGTTCATCGAGCTGTCCGCCGGCGGCTCGGTCGTCTTCATCTGA
- a CDS encoding sulfurtransferase TusA family protein translates to MPTAATKEIDARGSFCPGPLMELIRAIRDADVGDTIAILSKDPGSRTDIPAWVAKAKHEMVEISDEDGYSRYVVKKAR, encoded by the coding sequence ATGCCCACCGCCGCCACCAAGGAGATCGACGCCCGCGGCTCGTTCTGCCCGGGCCCCCTGATGGAGCTGATCCGTGCCATCCGCGACGCCGACGTGGGTGACACCATCGCCATCCTCTCCAAGGACCCCGGCTCCCGCACCGACATCCCGGCGTGGGTGGCCAAGGCCAAGCACGAGATGGTCGAGATCAGCGACGAGGACGGCTACAGCCGGTACGTCGTGAAGAAGGCCCGCTAG
- a CDS encoding FAD-dependent oxidoreductase, with protein MPAEILVLGGGVGGSRTANLLARQLPAGSARVRVVDATGLHVYQPGFLYLAFGQANGGWLARDLRSLLRRDVGLIVDRARRIDTDAKVVHLEQEGPVGYDHLVIATGSHLDHASVPGLTQGAHGFYSLKDAERLREELRAFQGGTVIVGIAGMPYKCPPAPVEFVLLLEEYLRKRGVRDRTTIKFLSPLNRVFTIESASQMVAPIFEQKGIELHTFVNIESVDPDKRQVLSLEGETFDYDLAVLVPPHRGADVITASGLGDRGGWLPTDRHSLRVEGVDDVYAIGDCTDLPISKSGSTAHYEAHPIVEQIVAAVEGRAPEPKKARYEGQVMCFFEMGDRKATIIRFDYDHPPGPPKPSVVWHLAKWGFNRAYWYFVPRGIF; from the coding sequence GTGCCCGCCGAGATCCTCGTCCTCGGGGGCGGGGTCGGCGGTTCGCGGACGGCCAACCTGCTGGCGCGCCAGCTCCCGGCGGGCTCGGCTCGGGTGAGGGTGGTCGACGCCACGGGCCTGCACGTCTACCAGCCCGGCTTCCTCTACCTTGCCTTCGGTCAGGCGAACGGTGGCTGGCTCGCCCGCGACCTCCGCTCGCTGCTGCGTCGCGACGTCGGTCTCATCGTCGACCGGGCCCGGCGCATCGACACCGACGCCAAGGTCGTCCACCTCGAGCAGGAGGGGCCGGTCGGCTACGACCACCTCGTGATCGCGACGGGCTCCCACCTCGACCACGCCTCGGTGCCCGGTCTGACCCAGGGCGCGCACGGGTTCTACTCGCTGAAGGACGCCGAGCGGCTCCGGGAGGAGCTGCGCGCGTTCCAGGGAGGCACGGTCATCGTCGGCATCGCGGGGATGCCCTACAAGTGCCCACCGGCGCCGGTCGAGTTCGTGCTGCTCCTCGAGGAGTACCTCCGCAAGCGGGGGGTCCGCGACCGCACCACGATCAAGTTCCTGTCGCCGCTCAACCGGGTGTTCACGATCGAGTCGGCCTCGCAGATGGTGGCCCCCATCTTCGAGCAGAAGGGGATCGAGCTCCACACCTTCGTGAACATCGAGTCGGTCGACCCCGACAAGCGCCAGGTGCTCTCGTTGGAGGGGGAGACGTTCGACTACGACCTCGCCGTCCTGGTCCCGCCCCACAGGGGTGCCGACGTCATCACCGCCTCCGGTCTCGGTGACCGCGGCGGCTGGCTGCCCACCGACCGCCACAGCCTGCGGGTGGAGGGCGTCGACGACGTGTACGCCATCGGCGACTGCACCGACCTGCCCATCTCGAAGAGCGGGTCGACGGCCCACTACGAGGCGCACCCGATCGTCGAGCAGATCGTCGCCGCCGTCGAGGGACGAGCGCCGGAGCCGAAGAAGGCCCGCTACGAGGGCCAGGTGATGTGCTTCTTCGAGATGGGTGACAGGAAGGCGACGATCATCCGCTTCGACTACGACCACCCGCCGGGCCCCCCCAAGCCCTCGGTGGTCTGGCACCTGGCCAAGTGGGGCTTCAACCGGGCCTACTGGTACTTCGTGCCACGCGGCATCTTCTGA
- a CDS encoding GNAT family N-acetyltransferase: MPATDRVAELLAAVAAGSPPAPDGRVEVVPQPPGPVAGILAFAAHHVVAADVDPAWVHARLPTGDYAAPLGPAFVRDLGDRLGRRPDNLDVVLVGHGRGRRSPLPLVPVEPDDDHPRVQRARRYRTDLRCFETTDGAGLVILGRGLAGRREVAFEVRPAARGRGLGRQLASAGLDLAPAGEAVFVQVAPGNVPSLRAVLRAGGFTPVGGEILFPG; encoded by the coding sequence GTGCCCGCCACGGACCGCGTCGCCGAGCTCCTGGCCGCGGTGGCGGCAGGGAGCCCGCCGGCCCCGGACGGCAGGGTGGAGGTCGTGCCCCAGCCACCCGGCCCCGTGGCCGGCATCCTGGCGTTCGCGGCCCACCACGTGGTGGCCGCCGACGTCGACCCGGCGTGGGTCCACGCCCGGCTGCCGACGGGCGACTACGCCGCGCCTCTCGGCCCGGCGTTCGTCCGCGACCTGGGCGACCGGCTGGGCCGCCGGCCCGACAACCTCGACGTGGTGCTGGTCGGTCACGGACGCGGGCGCCGCTCGCCCCTGCCCCTGGTGCCCGTCGAGCCCGACGACGATCACCCGCGGGTGCAGCGGGCGCGCCGCTACCGCACCGATCTGCGCTGCTTCGAGACCACCGACGGCGCCGGCCTGGTGATCCTCGGCCGGGGACTGGCCGGCCGCCGGGAGGTGGCCTTCGAGGTGCGGCCGGCCGCTCGGGGCCGGGGCCTCGGCCGGCAGCTGGCGTCGGCCGGGCTCGACCTGGCTCCCGCCGGCGAGGCGGTGTTCGTCCAGGTCGCGCCGGGCAACGTGCCGTCGCTGCGGGCGGTGCTGCGGGCCGGGGGGTTCACGCCGGTCGGCGGCGAGATCCTCTTCCCCGGATGA
- a CDS encoding amino acid ABC transporter substrate-binding protein yields the protein MRASGIAWKLAGLTLAVALVAAACGGDDDDAGSATTDAAAASCDKADLTLVEDGTLTIGTDSPAFPPWFEDDDPANGQGFESAVAYAVADELGFTADEVTWTVVPFNNAFAPGEKDFDFDINQVSITDERAEAVDFSDGYYDVNQAIVGFSDSPAASATSIEDLQALKLGAQVGTTSLDFINEVIQPEQEPFVYNDNNAAKAALDAQQIDAVVLDLPTAFYVSAVEIEGTEVIGQFPPAGDAPEQFGMVFEKGNPLRDCVNQALASLEASGDLAAIQQEWLSDVVEAPVIPIDN from the coding sequence ATGCGCGCCTCGGGCATCGCATGGAAGCTGGCCGGGCTGACCCTCGCCGTGGCCCTGGTGGCGGCGGCCTGCGGCGGTGACGACGACGACGCCGGCAGCGCCACCACCGACGCCGCCGCGGCGTCGTGCGACAAGGCCGACCTCACCCTGGTGGAGGACGGCACGCTGACCATCGGCACCGACAGCCCGGCCTTCCCGCCGTGGTTCGAGGACGACGACCCGGCGAACGGGCAGGGCTTCGAGAGCGCCGTGGCCTACGCCGTCGCCGACGAGCTGGGCTTCACCGCCGACGAGGTCACCTGGACGGTGGTGCCGTTCAACAACGCCTTCGCCCCCGGCGAGAAGGACTTCGACTTCGACATCAACCAGGTGTCGATCACCGACGAGCGGGCCGAGGCGGTCGACTTCAGCGACGGCTACTACGACGTGAACCAGGCCATCGTCGGCTTCTCCGACTCGCCGGCGGCGTCGGCCACGTCGATCGAGGATCTGCAGGCCCTCAAGCTCGGCGCCCAGGTGGGCACCACCAGCCTCGACTTCATCAACGAGGTGATCCAGCCCGAGCAGGAGCCGTTCGTGTACAACGACAACAACGCGGCCAAGGCGGCGCTGGACGCCCAGCAGATCGATGCCGTCGTGCTCGACCTGCCGACCGCCTTCTACGTGAGCGCCGTGGAGATCGAGGGCACCGAGGTGATCGGCCAGTTCCCGCCGGCCGGCGACGCCCCGGAGCAGTTCGGCATGGTCTTCGAGAAGGGCAACCCCCTGCGCGACTGCGTGAACCAGGCCCTGGCCAGCCTCGAGGCCAGCGGCGACCTCGCCGCCATCCAGCAGGAGTGGCTGTCCGACGTGGTCGAGGCGCCCGTCATCCCCATCGACAACTAG
- a CDS encoding amino acid ABC transporter permease, whose amino-acid sequence MERRRKRRSGLIAAVSTVVLFTVLTAVIVTSDGWPEVRASFFSWDSFTASFPEILRAFKLNVQIFVVAEVCILVFAMLLAVARSSRSPVLFPVRVLATVYVDLFRGVPILLVLFLLGFGVPALRLDGVPSSPVFWATTSLVLAYSAYVSEVYRAGIESVHESQRAAARSLGLSNVQALRFVVLPQAVRRVIPPLLNDFISLQKDTALVGVIGPIEAAREAQIYASRTFNFTSYVAAAAIFLAITIPLTRMTDWLIGRQRERTGGTRVA is encoded by the coding sequence CTGGAGCGCCGGCGCAAGCGGCGCAGCGGCCTGATCGCCGCGGTCAGCACGGTGGTGCTGTTCACCGTGCTGACCGCGGTGATCGTCACCTCGGACGGCTGGCCCGAGGTGCGCGCCAGCTTCTTCTCGTGGGACAGCTTCACGGCCTCGTTCCCGGAGATCCTCCGGGCGTTCAAGCTGAACGTGCAGATCTTCGTGGTGGCCGAGGTCTGCATCCTGGTGTTCGCCATGCTGCTGGCCGTGGCCCGCAGCTCGCGGTCGCCGGTGCTGTTCCCCGTGCGGGTGCTCGCCACGGTCTACGTCGACCTGTTCCGTGGCGTCCCGATCCTGCTGGTGCTGTTCCTGCTCGGTTTCGGCGTGCCGGCCCTGCGCCTCGACGGCGTGCCCTCCAGCCCGGTGTTCTGGGCGACGACGTCGCTGGTGCTCGCCTACTCCGCCTACGTGTCGGAGGTGTACCGGGCCGGCATCGAGTCGGTGCACGAGAGCCAGCGGGCCGCGGCGCGCTCCCTCGGGCTGTCGAACGTGCAGGCGCTGCGGTTCGTGGTGCTGCCGCAGGCCGTCCGCCGCGTGATCCCACCCCTGCTGAACGACTTCATCAGCCTGCAGAAGGACACCGCCCTGGTCGGGGTGATCGGCCCCATCGAGGCGGCCCGCGAGGCCCAGATCTACGCGTCGCGGACCTTCAACTTCACGAGCTACGTGGCCGCGGCCGCGATCTTCCTGGCCATCACCATCCCCCTCACCCGCATGACCGACTGGCTCATCGGCCGCCAGCGGGAGCGCACCGGCGGGACGCGCGTGGCATGA
- a CDS encoding amino acid ABC transporter ATP-binding protein, with protein MSGTKLVIDRVWKAFGSHTVLADVSLDVGDHEVICLIGASGSGKSTLLRCVNLLEPIDDGRILLDGEEISDPQLRADRIRRRIGMVFQSFNLFPHLSVVDNVVLAPRKVLGVPRARARAEAEVLLERFGLAAKRDEFPDRLSGGQQQRVAIVRALAMGPELLLLDEVTSALDPELVGEVLVVIRELKDAGMTMVLATHEMGFAREIADRVCFLDGGRIVEQGPPVQLFEAPAEERTRRFLQRITDSGRL; from the coding sequence ATGAGCGGGACCAAGCTCGTCATCGACCGGGTGTGGAAGGCCTTCGGCTCGCACACCGTCCTGGCCGACGTCAGCCTGGACGTGGGCGACCACGAGGTGATTTGCCTGATCGGCGCCTCCGGCTCGGGGAAGTCGACCCTGCTGCGGTGCGTGAACCTCCTGGAGCCGATCGACGACGGGCGGATCCTGCTCGACGGCGAGGAGATCAGCGACCCGCAGCTGCGAGCCGACCGGATCCGCCGCCGCATCGGCATGGTGTTCCAGTCGTTCAACCTGTTCCCGCACCTCTCGGTGGTGGACAACGTGGTGCTCGCCCCCCGGAAGGTGCTGGGCGTGCCCCGGGCGAGAGCGCGGGCCGAGGCCGAGGTCCTGCTCGAGCGCTTCGGCCTGGCGGCCAAGCGCGACGAGTTCCCCGACCGCCTCTCGGGGGGTCAGCAGCAGCGGGTGGCCATCGTCCGGGCCCTGGCCATGGGTCCGGAGCTGCTCCTCCTCGACGAGGTCACTTCGGCCCTCGACCCCGAGCTGGTCGGCGAGGTGCTGGTAGTGATCCGTGAGCTGAAGGACGCCGGGATGACGATGGTGCTCGCCACCCACGAGATGGGCTTCGCCCGCGAGATCGCCGACCGCGTGTGCTTCCTCGACGGCGGTCGCATCGTGGAGCAGGGCCCCCCGGTCCAGCTCTTCGAGGCGCCCGCCGAGGAGCGGACCCGGCGGTTCCTCCAGCGCATCACCGACTCCGGCCGTCTCTGA
- a CDS encoding MFS transporter yields MLPPTPARSPWHRRALLAAVAGAVAIAFADSSIVVLALPELYGQFDTTVVGVSMVVTVYNVALAAVALALVPLLPRVRPALLLGAGFAVFSVASLACGLAGSLDALLVARVAQGVGAAGALTASVSLLGRLLSSDERGRWAWALAATVGTAVGPALGGVLTELATWRSIFLVQAPLAAMALLALADRGVRAAPPEPARPVGGRSAWANAAYVFLFGALVGALFLAVLLVVVVWRYPPAQGALVVTALPVATLAVRPLARRLPGEALAVAGPLLLAGGLLGLAFLPAPSAAWAMPALALCGAGLGLAAGLLGTAAVPAGAPPLRAGALTVGARHLGFVLGLLLVAPLLASSLDAGAREAARSATATVLDGRVPLLKKVPLSLDLGRTVLETPRGEVPDLSGPFERNGADDDEGVAELRDDLLGAMDAAITRAFRSSFTLAAGLALAAVVPALGVVVVRRTRWVVLPAAALAGVLVPGAFLVAERQAGAADYGVRAYAEPCSAGSQPYPERGFDAWLQRIALSGLNGAACELGVSREELVLSLADDTGFEDLVTWEPETLEDALRSGFRRAIDDGEDRGGMPGWVAAALRFVTDRAPIDWLLGRVDLPFYD; encoded by the coding sequence GTGCTCCCGCCCACCCCCGCTCGTTCGCCGTGGCATCGGCGCGCCCTGCTGGCCGCCGTCGCCGGCGCGGTGGCGATCGCCTTCGCCGACAGCTCCATCGTGGTGCTGGCCCTCCCCGAGCTCTACGGGCAGTTCGACACCACGGTCGTCGGGGTGTCCATGGTGGTCACCGTCTACAACGTGGCCCTCGCCGCGGTGGCCCTGGCCCTGGTGCCGCTGTTGCCGCGCGTCCGCCCGGCGCTGCTGCTCGGAGCCGGCTTCGCGGTCTTCTCGGTCGCGTCCCTCGCCTGCGGTCTGGCCGGCTCGCTCGACGCCCTGCTCGTGGCCCGCGTCGCCCAGGGCGTGGGCGCCGCCGGCGCGCTGACGGCGTCGGTCTCGCTGCTGGGCCGGCTGCTCTCGAGCGACGAGCGGGGCCGCTGGGCGTGGGCTCTGGCCGCCACGGTGGGCACGGCGGTGGGCCCCGCCCTCGGTGGCGTGCTCACCGAGCTGGCGACGTGGCGGTCGATCTTCCTGGTGCAGGCGCCGCTGGCCGCGATGGCGCTGCTCGCCCTGGCCGACCGCGGGGTCCGGGCCGCCCCGCCCGAGCCGGCTCGCCCGGTGGGGGGCCGGTCGGCGTGGGCCAACGCGGCCTACGTCTTCCTGTTCGGGGCGCTGGTCGGCGCGCTGTTCCTCGCGGTGCTGCTGGTGGTGGTGGTGTGGCGGTACCCGCCGGCCCAGGGGGCGCTGGTGGTGACCGCGCTCCCGGTGGCCACCCTGGCGGTGCGACCGCTGGCCCGCCGGCTGCCGGGCGAGGCGCTCGCGGTGGCCGGTCCGCTCCTGCTGGCCGGCGGGCTGCTCGGGCTGGCGTTCCTCCCCGCCCCGTCCGCGGCCTGGGCCATGCCCGCCCTGGCCCTGTGCGGTGCCGGGCTGGGCCTGGCCGCCGGCCTCCTGGGAACGGCGGCGGTGCCGGCCGGCGCGCCTCCCCTGCGGGCCGGGGCGCTCACCGTGGGCGCCCGCCACCTCGGGTTCGTGCTGGGCCTGCTCCTGGTGGCACCGCTGCTGGCCTCCAGCCTCGACGCCGGCGCCCGCGAGGCCGCCCGGTCGGCGACCGCGACCGTGCTCGACGGGCGCGTCCCGCTGCTGAAGAAGGTGCCCCTGTCGCTCGACCTGGGGCGCACCGTGCTCGAGACGCCCCGCGGCGAGGTCCCCGACCTCAGCGGGCCGTTCGAGCGCAACGGCGCCGATGACGACGAGGGGGTGGCCGAGCTGCGCGACGACCTGCTCGGGGCCATGGATGCGGCGATCACCCGCGCCTTCCGCTCCTCGTTCACGCTGGCCGCGGGCCTGGCCCTGGCTGCGGTGGTGCCCGCCCTCGGCGTGGTCGTGGTGCGCCGGACGCGCTGGGTGGTGCTGCCGGCCGCGGCCCTCGCCGGGGTGCTCGTGCCCGGGGCGTTCCTGGTGGCCGAGCGCCAGGCCGGCGCGGCCGACTACGGGGTGCGGGCGTACGCAGAGCCGTGCTCGGCCGGCTCGCAGCCCTACCCGGAGCGGGGCTTCGACGCATGGCTGCAGCGGATCGCGCTGTCGGGCCTGAACGGGGCGGCCTGCGAGCTGGGCGTGAGCCGGGAGGAGCTCGTGCTGTCGCTGGCCGACGACACCGGGTTCGAGGATCTGGTCACGTGGGAACCGGAGACGCTCGAGGACGCCCTCCGCTCCGGCTTCCGGCGTGCCATCGACGACGGCGAGGATCGGGGGGGCATGCCCGGCTGGGTGGCTGCGGCGCTCCGCTTCGTGACCGACCGGGCGCCGATCGACTGGCTGCTCGGCCGGGTCGACCTGCCCTTCTACGACTAG
- a CDS encoding wax ester/triacylglycerol synthase family O-acyltransferase, whose product MDRMNPLDATFLHVEDGTTHMHIASCAIFEGPPPPYEELVRLFESKLPLVPRYRQRVRFVPFDLGRPVWVDDPHFTITYHLRHTALPSPGSEADLKNLMARLMSQELDRNRPLWETWVVEGLDGDSWALISKIHHCMVDGVAGADLMAVVLDKDRTPDPTPIDDWRPEPEPSDLDLMRQALVDLVRSPSEQWRLLRSAARAPQRVLDVVRGFRSYGELLVPAPATTLSGPIGPHRRWTYARVTLDDIGVIRRAFGGTVNDVVQSVIAGGFRELVLSRGEDPDEVIMRSLVPVSVRDEEAMGERDNRVSALFLELPIEVADPLDRLAEIRARMERLKGSHETEAGKALTAFAAATPADVAAPLLRLGTRVMQRFPQRGSNTVTTNVPGPRVRLFAAGREMLDYLPFVPLAQGVRVGVAILSYHGRLAFGVTGDFDAAPDIDVLANAIEEQVGALRKLAEAEAAEG is encoded by the coding sequence GTGGATCGCATGAACCCGCTCGACGCCACGTTCCTCCACGTCGAGGACGGCACCACCCACATGCACATCGCCTCCTGCGCGATCTTCGAGGGACCGCCGCCGCCCTACGAGGAGCTGGTGCGGCTCTTCGAGTCGAAGCTGCCGCTGGTGCCCCGCTACCGCCAGCGGGTGCGGTTCGTCCCGTTCGACCTGGGGCGCCCGGTCTGGGTCGACGACCCCCACTTCACCATCACGTACCACCTGCGGCACACCGCCCTGCCGTCCCCCGGCTCCGAAGCCGACCTCAAGAACCTGATGGCGCGGTTGATGTCCCAGGAGCTCGACCGCAACCGGCCCCTGTGGGAGACCTGGGTCGTCGAGGGGCTCGACGGCGACAGCTGGGCGCTGATCAGCAAGATCCACCACTGCATGGTCGACGGCGTGGCCGGCGCCGACCTGATGGCGGTGGTGCTCGACAAGGACCGCACGCCCGACCCCACGCCGATCGACGACTGGCGGCCCGAGCCCGAGCCCAGCGACCTCGACCTGATGCGCCAGGCCCTCGTCGACCTGGTCCGCAGCCCCTCCGAGCAGTGGCGGCTGCTGCGCTCGGCCGCCCGGGCCCCGCAGCGGGTGCTGGACGTGGTGCGTGGCTTCCGCTCGTACGGCGAGCTGCTCGTGCCGGCGCCGGCCACCACGCTCAGCGGCCCCATCGGCCCGCACCGACGGTGGACGTACGCCCGGGTCACCCTGGACGACATCGGCGTGATCCGCCGGGCGTTCGGCGGCACCGTCAACGACGTGGTCCAGTCGGTGATCGCGGGCGGCTTCCGCGAGCTGGTCCTCTCACGCGGCGAGGACCCCGACGAGGTGATCATGCGTAGCCTCGTGCCCGTCTCGGTGCGCGACGAGGAGGCCATGGGCGAGCGGGACAACCGGGTGTCGGCCCTGTTCCTCGAGCTCCCGATCGAGGTGGCCGACCCCCTCGACCGCCTCGCGGAGATCCGGGCCCGCATGGAGCGCCTCAAGGGGTCGCACGAGACCGAGGCCGGCAAGGCCCTCACGGCCTTTGCCGCCGCGACCCCCGCCGACGTGGCGGCCCCGCTGCTGCGGCTCGGCACCCGGGTGATGCAGCGGTTCCCGCAGCGAGGCTCCAACACCGTCACCACCAACGTGCCCGGGCCGAGGGTCCGCCTGTTCGCGGCCGGGCGGGAGATGCTCGACTACCTGCCCTTCGTGCCGCTGGCCCAGGGGGTCCGGGTGGGCGTGGCGATCCTCTCGTACCACGGGCGCCTGGCCTTCGGCGTGACCGGCGACTTCGACGCCGCCCCCGACATCGACGTGCTGGCCAACGCCATCGAGGAGCAGGTGGGAGCGCTGCGGAAGCTGGCCGAGGCCGAGGCGGCCGAGGGCTGA